In one Candidatus Hydrogenedentota bacterium genomic region, the following are encoded:
- a CDS encoding phenylacetate--CoA ligase, which translates to MGTKSVFYDEGKETLSQDELHRLQSERLAAVFRHVYDKNTTQRERYRNAGIAPEDIRGLDDLRRIPTMDKTDLRNTYPLGLSCVPKREILEMHMSSGATGTPVVMPYTQHDLDLWAECMARCLRMAGAQDADVIQITPSFGLFNGGFGFYRGAEALGLFVLPTGSGNTQRQIRLARDFGSRIITGVVSYGIRLMEVLDELGETLPDLEIGIFGGEVFSDSMKDKLAEGLGVEVFDIYGITETGGVGMGMECPAHDGLHIWEDHHLIEIVDPATGEPVPDGSLGELIVTALTREALPAVRYRTGDLTRIVSRDRCACGRTHVRIAPITGRTDDMLNFRGVTFSPWQVEQALMEIPGVGANYRIVVDDTEGYSHVKVVVEADSKVTEAFVERHLRNAIGVLLDVDVLPLGELPRDEGKVRRVLHRDAEGRLH; encoded by the coding sequence ATGGGCACAAAGAGCGTCTTTTATGATGAAGGGAAAGAGACGCTGTCGCAGGACGAGTTGCACAGACTGCAGTCCGAACGTCTGGCGGCCGTTTTCCGCCATGTTTACGACAAGAACACGACGCAGCGGGAACGATACCGCAATGCCGGCATTGCGCCGGAAGACATTCGCGGATTGGACGATCTGCGTCGGATTCCGACCATGGACAAGACGGACTTGCGCAACACGTATCCGCTGGGTTTGTCGTGCGTGCCGAAGCGCGAGATTCTCGAAATGCACATGTCCTCCGGGGCCACGGGCACACCGGTCGTTATGCCGTATACCCAGCACGATCTCGACCTGTGGGCGGAGTGCATGGCGCGCTGTCTCCGGATGGCGGGGGCGCAGGATGCCGACGTCATCCAGATCACGCCTTCGTTCGGACTGTTCAACGGTGGTTTCGGCTTTTACCGCGGGGCGGAAGCCTTGGGACTGTTCGTGTTGCCGACCGGTTCCGGCAACACCCAGCGTCAAATCCGGCTTGCGCGGGATTTTGGATCGCGGATTATCACCGGCGTGGTGTCGTATGGCATTCGGTTGATGGAAGTGCTCGACGAACTCGGCGAGACCCTTCCGGATCTTGAAATCGGCATTTTCGGCGGCGAGGTCTTTTCGGACTCAATGAAGGACAAGTTGGCGGAAGGGCTGGGCGTCGAGGTGTTCGACATCTACGGCATCACGGAGACCGGCGGCGTCGGCATGGGGATGGAATGTCCCGCGCACGACGGCCTGCACATCTGGGAAGATCACCACCTCATCGAGATAGTGGATCCGGCAACCGGGGAACCGGTTCCGGACGGCAGCCTCGGCGAACTCATCGTAACCGCGCTGACGCGCGAGGCGCTGCCGGCGGTTCGGTACCGGACCGGCGACCTTACGCGGATCGTTTCGCGCGACCGGTGCGCCTGCGGGCGGACGCACGTCCGCATCGCGCCGATTACCGGACGCACGGACGACATGCTGAATTTCAGGGGCGTCACCTTCTCGCCGTGGCAGGTCGAGCAGGCGCTCATGGAAATCCCCGGCGTCGGCGCGAACTACCGGATCGTCGTGGACGACACGGAAGGGTATTCGCATGTGAAGGTGGTCGTGGAGGCGGATTCAAAGGTGACGGAGGCATTCGTCGAACGGCATTTGCGCAATGCGATCGGCGTTCTGCTCGACGTGGACGTGCTGCCCTTGGGTGAACTGCCGCGCGACGAGGGTAAGGTCCGTCGCGTGCTTCACCGCGACGCGGAGGGCCGTCTACATTGA
- a CDS encoding AAA family ATPase, which translates to MYEAFYGLSERPFNLTPDPRYLFLSEKHKEAFAHLMFGIRNRTGFVMVTGEIGTGKTTICRSLLNQLDADTEVAFIFNPYLSPDELLRKINEDFGIESRAGSIKELVDELNGYLLDRAAHGKNCVLVIDESQDLKPGVLEQIRLLSNLETESQKLLQIVLIGQPELARNLQLDELRQLNQRITARYHLKPLNREETIQYIAYRLHVAGGRKKVHFTKGALRTIFRLSGGTPRVINAICDRALLIGYTREIREIPASVVRRASREIRGETIRAKGALLSAAKRFLPNPAWIGTTAAILVLIAAFVPVWRWLQASPVSEPIKQASATVQENKPIVSDRIAIEPMAPPAPVEAVPVVAPVSVAPAEPPPQPPIEKPETAPMPVEAFEKLDPAQSRGKAVSAIMRAWNMAVVGDQPKDGSDASITGFARANGLACEMLALSVEELVAIGLPALAQVKTAQGPAWIALMRADDGLLHITTGEEPAVVTKDVFASVFAGKAAVYWRDPEPAARVLKRDMEGPDVERLQEALRALGRLPEAAKGRYDERTARAVAKLQAEAGLMIDGMAGRQVRMILSSLLPDSPTPSLDEKKASVKREARQSRKPEPAASMPESVAQTGPQPAVPAPDAAPLPEIVQPPPEVAVAAPPAPDSVAQVAAEDLDPPPRDDRLGPPKVEASKEVTPPVTASPPLVPRSPREDEASKSESQS; encoded by the coding sequence ATGTATGAAGCGTTTTACGGGCTGTCTGAACGCCCCTTCAATCTGACGCCCGATCCCCGTTATCTTTTTCTGAGCGAAAAGCACAAGGAAGCCTTCGCACACCTGATGTTCGGCATCCGAAACCGGACGGGGTTCGTGATGGTAACGGGTGAAATCGGGACGGGCAAGACGACGATTTGCCGAAGCCTGCTGAACCAGCTCGACGCGGACACGGAAGTGGCGTTCATCTTCAATCCTTACCTTTCGCCGGACGAATTGCTGCGCAAGATCAACGAGGATTTCGGCATCGAGAGCCGGGCCGGATCGATCAAGGAACTCGTGGACGAACTGAACGGGTATCTGCTGGATCGGGCCGCGCACGGCAAGAATTGCGTGTTGGTGATTGACGAATCGCAAGATTTAAAGCCCGGCGTGCTTGAACAGATCCGGTTGCTGTCGAACCTGGAGACGGAATCGCAGAAACTCCTGCAAATTGTGTTGATTGGCCAGCCGGAACTCGCGCGAAATCTTCAGTTGGACGAGTTGCGGCAACTCAATCAGCGAATTACGGCGCGTTATCATTTGAAACCATTGAACCGGGAAGAAACGATTCAATATATCGCCTACCGCCTTCATGTGGCGGGCGGACGCAAAAAAGTCCATTTCACCAAGGGGGCCTTGCGAACGATCTTCCGGCTGAGCGGGGGCACCCCGCGGGTCATCAACGCCATTTGCGATCGGGCCCTGTTGATAGGGTACACACGGGAGATCCGCGAAATTCCGGCTTCGGTGGTGCGGCGCGCATCGAGGGAAATCCGCGGCGAAACGATTCGCGCCAAGGGCGCCTTGCTTTCCGCCGCGAAACGGTTCCTGCCGAATCCGGCATGGATTGGGACCACCGCGGCCATTCTGGTGTTGATCGCGGCATTCGTGCCGGTTTGGCGCTGGTTGCAAGCCTCGCCCGTTTCTGAACCCATCAAGCAGGCCAGCGCCACGGTTCAGGAAAACAAACCGATCGTTTCCGATCGGATAGCCATCGAACCGATGGCCCCGCCGGCGCCTGTCGAGGCTGTGCCCGTGGTTGCCCCTGTGTCTGTCGCGCCTGCCGAGCCGCCCCCGCAACCGCCGATCGAAAAGCCGGAAACGGCCCCGATGCCCGTGGAGGCGTTTGAAAAACTCGACCCGGCGCAGAGCCGTGGCAAGGCGGTGTCGGCGATCATGCGGGCGTGGAACATGGCGGTCGTGGGCGATCAGCCGAAGGACGGTTCGGACGCCTCGATAACGGGCTTCGCGCGGGCCAACGGTTTGGCCTGCGAGATGCTTGCGCTGTCCGTCGAAGAACTTGTCGCCATCGGCTTGCCTGCGTTGGCGCAAGTCAAAACCGCCCAGGGACCGGCGTGGATCGCGCTCATGCGCGCCGACGACGGGTTGTTGCATATAACGACCGGCGAGGAGCCGGCTGTCGTGACAAAGGACGTTTTTGCCTCCGTTTTCGCGGGCAAGGCCGCCGTTTACTGGCGCGATCCCGAACCGGCGGCGCGGGTATTGAAGCGGGACATGGAAGGCCCGGATGTGGAGCGGCTTCAAGAGGCGCTGCGGGCCTTGGGCCGTTTGCCCGAAGCGGCCAAGGGCCGTTACGACGAGCGCACCGCGCGCGCCGTGGCCAAACTGCAGGCCGAGGCCGGGCTGATGATTGACGGCATGGCGGGCAGGCAGGTCCGCATGATTCTTTCGAGCCTGCTGCCGGATTCGCCCACGCCGTCGCTCGACGAAAAGAAGGCGTCTGTAAAACGGGAAGCTCGACAATCGCGCAAACCCGAACCGGCGGCCTCCATGCCGGAATCCGTTGCGCAGACCGGGCCGCAACCGGCCGTTCCGGCGCCGGACGCCGCGCCGTTGCCGGAAATCGTTCAGCCGCCGCCCGAGGTGGCCGTTGCCGCACCGCCCGCGCCCGATTCGGTCGCGCAGGTTGCCGCCGAGGATTTGGACCCTCCGCCCAGAGACGACCGCCTGGGACCGCCGAAAGTTGAAGCGTCCAAGGAAGTCACGCCGCCCGTAACCGCGAGCCCCCCGCTGGTTCCCCGCAGTCCCCGGGAAGACGAAGCGTCCAAGAGCGAATCGCAATCATGA
- a CDS encoding exodeoxyribonuclease III, protein MTRIVSWNVNGLRAALRNGFLEWLASDRPDILCLQETRAMPGEIDAGVFEALGYRLYWNPARKPGYSGTALFAKKPPVSVTPFGVEEFDNEGRIQMAEYKDFTLINAYFPNSQPERARIAYKLAFCESLRDRCVALRKAGRHVLLCGDYNIAHTEIDLARPKENVDNPGFLPEERAAMDAFLAAGHVDTFRHFCKEPGHYTWWSYRGRAREKNIGWRLDYHCVDADFLPRVKSSSILKEITGSDHCPVAVEIR, encoded by the coding sequence ATGACGCGCATCGTATCATGGAACGTCAACGGGCTTCGTGCCGCGTTGCGAAACGGATTCCTCGAATGGCTTGCATCGGATCGCCCGGACATTTTGTGCTTGCAGGAAACACGCGCGATGCCGGGGGAAATTGACGCCGGGGTCTTCGAGGCGCTGGGATACCGGCTGTACTGGAATCCCGCCCGGAAGCCCGGCTACAGCGGCACAGCCCTTTTTGCAAAGAAACCACCGGTTTCGGTGACGCCGTTCGGCGTGGAGGAGTTCGACAACGAAGGCCGGATCCAGATGGCCGAGTACAAGGATTTCACGCTGATAAACGCCTATTTCCCGAACAGCCAGCCGGAACGCGCCCGCATTGCGTACAAACTCGCGTTTTGCGAATCGCTGCGCGATCGCTGCGTGGCGCTGCGCAAGGCGGGGCGGCACGTCCTGTTGTGCGGCGACTACAACATCGCGCACACGGAAATCGATCTGGCGCGGCCCAAGGAAAACGTGGACAACCCCGGTTTTCTGCCTGAAGAACGCGCCGCCATGGATGCGTTTCTGGCCGCCGGTCATGTGGACACATTTCGTCATTTCTGCAAGGAACCGGGGCATTACACGTGGTGGTCGTATCGCGGCCGGGCGCGCGAAAAAAACATCGGCTGGCGGCTGGATTATCACTGCGTGGACGCGGACTTCCTGCCGCGTGTCAAGAGTTCCTCGATTCTGAAGGAAATAACCGGCTCGGACCATTGTCCGGTGGCCGTCGAGATTCGATGA